Proteins encoded in a region of the Vicia villosa cultivar HV-30 ecotype Madison, WI linkage group LG5, Vvil1.0, whole genome shotgun sequence genome:
- the LOC131605263 gene encoding auxin-responsive protein SAUR68-like, whose protein sequence is MAKKWQKMAVRRRKRISYLRNEVVLKSPAVNKGHFVVYSIDRKRFVVPLEYLSTNVFRELFKWSEEVFGLPGNRPIMLPCDSVFLNYAISLVQERIPEDVEKALITFMIYGDAQETVANASGNRGQRFRPREEDEGLGAQFSFKGI, encoded by the exons ATGGCGAAAAAGTGGCAGAAAATGGCGGTTCGAAGACGCAAGAGGATCTCGTACCTAAGAAATGAAGTGGTTTTGAAATCTCCAGCGGTAAATAAGGGCCACTTTGTTGTTTACAGCATTGATCGTAAACGATTTGTGGTTCCTTTAGAGTATCTTAGCACGAACGTGTTCAGAGAACTCTTTAAATGGTCCGAAGAAGTGTTTGGGTTGCCGGGGAATAGACCTATCATGTTGCCGTGTGATAGTGTTTTCTTGAACTATGCAATCTCGTTAGTTCAAGAACGGATTCCTGAAGATGTGGAGAaagctttgatcactttcat GATCTATGGCGACGCTCAAGAAACCGTAGCTAATGCAAGTGGAAACCGTGGGCAAAGGTTTCGTCCCCGTGAAGAAGACGAAGGATTGGGCGCGCAATTTTCGTTCAAAGGAATTTGA